The genomic window GATATCATTCAAGAACTGGCTGATACCCCGGCCGTAAGTAGCCTGACCGTAGAAGTTCAGCTTGCTCGTCACATTGAACGTAGAGGCGGCAAACACGCCCCAGCCGGCCTTAGACTCGGCCCGTTGCGCCACCAAGTTCTCGTACGTCATATTACGTACGATACCAGCTACACGGATATGGCTGCTCTTATTCCAAGCGTATTGGATATAGGCAGGGAAGTTCGGCATACGTTGGTTACTGATATTCACGCTTTGGTTCGTGATGCCATCCACCACTGGCATCTCGATACCTACACCCGCTTTCCATCCCTTACCGAAAGCACGCTCATAGCGTAACAGGGTGGCACGGCTGAAAACCTGTCCGGCAGGCCCCGCATAATCGATCGAGGGCGGAAGGGCGGCCAGATCCATGAAGGTACTATAATCGTAACCCATCGTGAAACCAAGGAAAGACACATAGGCGTTCTGGAGCTCGAAGACCTTGCTGCCTCCCCGGAAGTTACCCGCCGTATACACGACGAAATCCCCGAGGCGTTTGGTACGGCCCACCAATTTCAAGAATATCGTACTCGTAGTGGCGTCCATCTGGAACTGGTTACGGACGTAGTTCTGTTCACCATTCGGGATCATGGACGGATAGAAATCGACATCATCCGAGATACCGCCGAAATCATACTCCGCCGTAGCCTTCACGTAACCGCCGATACCCAAGGCGAAACGTCCCT from Parabacteroides distasonis ATCC 8503 includes these protein-coding regions:
- a CDS encoding DcaP family trimeric outer membrane transporter, which produces MRLFVQGAVLLLGMGFLSAPAKAQKVVIEDDAPNSIVLVSQDKAGDEIVRIMNETQSPRFHDPKAPRFVLTDRKGRFALGIGGYVKATAEYDFGGISDDVDFYPSMIPNGEQNYVRNQFQMDATTSTIFLKLVGRTKRLGDFVVYTAGNFRGGSKVFELQNAYVSFLGFTMGYDYSTFMDLAALPPSIDYAGPAGQVFSRATLLRYERAFGKGWKAGVGIEMPVVDGITNQSVNISNQRMPNFPAYIQYAWNKSSHIRVAGIVRNMTYENLVAQRAESKAGWGVFAASTFNVTSKLNFYGQATYGRGISQFLNDISNLDVDLVPDPEAKGKMQVLPMMGWYAGLQYNITPKVFVSSTYSQTRLYSENDYPVTPSDQYRYGQYLVANIFWNVNANLQVGAEYLRGWRTDFNDMTRHANRLNVSAQYNF